A single window of Zea mays cultivar B73 chromosome 10, Zm-B73-REFERENCE-NAM-5.0, whole genome shotgun sequence DNA harbors:
- the LOC103641072 gene encoding uncharacterized protein has translation MVGARRCSSSSVPLPAPFFPFSLCSRPLVAIALAPAPCRRPLLLFSLPQAPLLPALCSAQEPPWCLETAGVFHFAKNLLIQTCCLSSLVACSEHLSPTSSLASPAELLLGRALLMPVAPIPIQISCPFSSAAALLRGFLVALVVDLQPGVRSPSATPSKPVLVVDVALRALPVQRNIEPCGQPM, from the exons ATGGTGGGGGCGCGCAGATG CTCCTCTAGCTCGGTGCCCCTCCCTGCTccattttttcctttttctctctgCTCTCGGCCGCTGGTAGCCATTGCGCTGGCCCCTGCTCCATGCCGACGCCCCCTGCTCCTCTTCTCTCTACCGCAAGCACCCCTCCTCCCTGCTCTCTGTTCGGCGCAGGAGCCCCCATGGTGCCTTGAAACGGCTGGCGTCTTCCACTTCGCCAAAAATCTCCTCATCCAAACTTGCTGCCTGTCCTCGCTGGTCGCGTGCAGCGAGCATCTCTCGCCGACATCCTCCCTCGCCTCGCCAGCCGAGCTCCTTCTTGGTCGAGCTCTCCTCATGCCCGTCGCGCCTATTCCCATCCAGATTTCGTGCCCTTTCTCCAGTGCAGCAGCACTGCTGCGGGGTTTCCTCGTCGCACTCGTCGTCGACCTCCAACCGGGTGTGCGCAGCCCATCCGCGACACCGTCGAAACCCGTG ctagtggtcgacgtCGCGCTTCGCGCTTTGCCCGTTCAACGAAACATCGAGCCATGTGGACAACCCATGTGA